The Ascaphus truei isolate aAscTru1 chromosome 2 unlocalized genomic scaffold, aAscTru1.hap1 SUPER_2_unloc_4, whole genome shotgun sequence genome has a segment encoding these proteins:
- the LOC142473281 gene encoding uncharacterized protein LOC142473281, whose protein sequence is MDPRLLSFPVDVLESLEIKSEKEETDTEEHLTPIKEAIDAFPVCENGLHEEQNLSSDTSRSCMTPRSPEVPKNNDSCHILDTYKEPVPHDGDFTDLVQHTAETDSKYGSSNRYERDLRRSRGAQPFLCCQCGKSFSLDRDLLTHLCVPAREQTFTCSDGGSNFSLKVKLHSQQKIQTSVTPFTCTVCGKELSTKRNLLKHERIHTGEKPFPCSECGKQFNTKTNILRHYRTHTGEKPFTCSECSKSFSVKKLLLIHVRIHTGEKPFTCTECGKQFRHKESLGSHQMTHTGEKPFTCTECGKQFSIKKSLRRHQMTHTGEKPFTCTECGKQFSIKNRLLIHHMTHTGEKPFTCTECGKQFSTKRHRLRHQMTHTGEKPFTCTECGKQFTVKSCLLRHQMTHTGEKPFTCTECGKQFTVKSSLLIHQMIHTGEKPLTCTECGKQFRTKSSLLSHHRIHTREKPFPCT, encoded by the coding sequence agaATGGCCTGCATGAGGAACAGAACTTGAGCTCTGATACATCCAGAAGCTGTATGACTCCTCGCAGCCCAGAAGTGCCAAAAAACAATGATTCCTGCCACATTTTGGACACATAcaaggaaccagtgccacatgatggtgactttacagaccttgtacagcacacagcggagacggactctaaatatgggtcgagcaacaggtatgagagagatttaagaagaagccgcggtgctcagccttttctctgttgtcagtgtggcaaaagcttctcactggacagggacctgctcacacacctttgtgtccccGCTAGAGAGCAAACCTTTACATGTTCAGATGGTGGGAGCAATTTCTCACTGAAGGTGAAACTTCATTCACAGCAAAAGATTCAGACATCAGTGACTCCTTTTACTTGTACTGTGTGTGGGAAAGAGTTAAGTACCAAGAGAAACCTCCTCaaacatgagcggattcatacaggggagaaaccattcccatgttcagagtgtgggaaacaattcaataCTAAGACCAACATCCTCAGACACTAtaggactcatacaggggagaaaccattcacatgttcagagtgtagtaaaagcttttctgtGAAGAAACTCCTCCTCATCCATgtgcggattcatacaggggagaaaccattcacatgtacagaatgtgggaaacaattcagacaTAAGGAAAGCCTCGGCAGTCACCAGAtgacacatacaggggagaaaccattcacatgtacagagtgtgggaaacaattcagtattaagaaaaGCCTCCGCAGACACCAGAtgacacatacaggggagaaaccattcacatgtacagagtgtgggaaacaatttagtATTAAGAACCGTCTCCTCATACACcatatgactcatacaggagaaaaaccattcacatgtacagagtgtgggaaacaattcagtactaagcGCCACcgcctcagacaccagatgactcatactggagagaaaccattcacatgtacagagtgtgggaaacaattcacagttaagagctgtctcctcagacaccagatgactcatacaggggagaaaccattcacatgtacagaatgtggaaaacaattcacagttaagagcagtctcctcatacaccagatgattcatacaggagaaaagccattaacatgtacagagtgtgggaaacaattccgtACTAAGAGCAGTCTCCTCTCCCACCACAGGATTCATACACGGGAGAAACCATTTCCATGTACATAG